Proteins encoded by one window of Candidatus Poribacteria bacterium:
- a CDS encoding LamG domain-containing protein produces the protein MKNSQCFTVFANAKCAFAFLLLALLLWNAPPADAITGAVENGLVAYWSFDKDTVKIKKEAVDIFSGLAAAVKGDPELAPASDCQVGECILFDGSVDRLLVEDSNPPKIDRDWDEITLECWVYINALDDSWNRIISLDDMPANTAVASLYYDDDDNQHGFFIRAGGQSTQAAKDNVLEDIPLEEWLHLAGTYDGETVHYYVNGKQEKRYAMKGGKIPKGGLFLGIGDRSDGCDCDTIQGYIDEFRIYDRVLSAAEVQNNMKATGLDVSPSVNHLSTTWGHIKARRR, from the coding sequence GTGAAAAATTCACAGTGCTTCACAGTCTTTGCGAATGCCAAATGCGCATTCGCCTTTCTCCTTCTCGCGCTTCTCTTATGGAACGCGCCGCCAGCCGATGCAATCACCGGTGCAGTTGAAAATGGTTTAGTCGCTTATTGGTCTTTCGACAAAGACACAGTAAAAATTAAAAAAGAGGCAGTAGATATCTTTTCAGGGCTCGCTGCCGCTGTTAAGGGGGACCCCGAACTTGCACCTGCTTCTGACTGCCAAGTCGGCGAGTGCATCCTTTTCGATGGCAGTGTTGACCGCCTCCTCGTTGAAGATTCAAACCCACCGAAAATTGACCGTGATTGGGATGAGATCACTTTGGAATGCTGGGTCTACATCAACGCCCTCGATGACAGTTGGAATCGGATTATCTCACTCGACGATATGCCAGCAAACACCGCAGTCGCGAGCCTTTACTACGACGATGATGATAACCAACACGGCTTCTTCATCAGAGCCGGTGGTCAATCAACCCAAGCAGCGAAAGACAATGTACTGGAAGATATTCCGCTTGAAGAGTGGCTGCACCTTGCCGGCACTTATGACGGTGAAACGGTTCACTACTATGTGAATGGAAAGCAGGAAAAGAGGTACGCCATGAAGGGTGGTAAAATCCCAAAAGGTGGGCTTTTCCTCGGTATTGGAGACCGTTCAGATGGGTGTGATTGCGATACAATTCAGGGGTATATCGACGAATTCCGTATCTATGACCGCGTCTTGAGTGCAGCAGAGGTTCAAAACAATATGAAAGCCACAGGGCTCGATGTCAGCCCCTCTGTGAACCATTTAAGCACTACGTGGGGTCACATCAAAGCCAGACGAAGATAA
- a CDS encoding Uma2 family endonuclease → MDTYKEGTHIPYAPTEDDELYPDSDGKPMAVSDTHRRILTRTLQALDAHFEERLEVYVSGDILMYYVEGDPRQSVSPDVLVAFGLGKKPRRSYLVWKEGKVPDFAMEFSSKGTYRNDLGRKMELYASLGIQDYFLYDAEGLYLPSPIMGFTLVDGLYVPISADPDGGLHSAALGLDFYVGDVGLDIYDPVADAWLQTPAESASARADEEAAARQRAEAELAELREEIERLKARS, encoded by the coding sequence ATGGATACCTATAAAGAAGGGACGCATATCCCTTACGCCCCTACAGAGGACGATGAACTTTATCCTGACTCGGATGGAAAACCTATGGCGGTTAGCGACACTCACAGACGTATCCTTACGCGGACGTTACAAGCCCTTGACGCACATTTTGAAGAAAGACTGGAAGTTTATGTTTCTGGCGATATACTCATGTATTATGTCGAGGGAGACCCACGTCAATCGGTTTCACCGGATGTCCTGGTCGCTTTCGGCTTAGGTAAGAAACCTCGGCGGAGTTATCTTGTCTGGAAGGAGGGGAAGGTCCCTGACTTCGCGATGGAGTTCTCCAGCAAAGGTACCTATCGCAACGACTTGGGGCGCAAGATGGAACTCTACGCTTCATTGGGAATCCAAGACTATTTTTTGTATGATGCCGAGGGTCTATATTTACCCTCGCCTATAATGGGCTTCACTTTGGTTGATGGTTTGTACGTCCCAATTTCGGCAGATCCAGATGGGGGTCTGCACTCCGCTGCGCTCGGTTTAGATTTCTATGTGGGTGATGTCGGTTTAGATATCTATGATCCAGTTGCGGATGCTTGGTTGCAGACACCCGCGGAGTCAGCATCCGCACGCGCTGATGAAGAAGCCGCTGCACGCCAGAGAGCTGAGGCAGAACTCGCAGAACTCCGAGAAGAGATCGAACGCTTGAAAGCACGCAGCTAA
- a CDS encoding beta/gamma crystallin-related protein — MPIVIPRLIVEVFQHTNFRGRMGYVVEPVQHTRTIGFQDNISSVRIYKGPNFSSNPNYKAIFYQHVNYRGKKLALGPGFYPNLHDTSYNFADRISSINFGSTLEVVGPEWGTIPLIVDCYEHVEFRGRKITILRDIANLRDAQGGTWFEDRISSIRIFKGPDFPRDGAEVVFYEHPDFEGAPLPIRMEPSEYKKELPNLHLLPQNFGDSISAIKIEGWASSGEFTEMVFEDEFIGNNMRPEWRWEDPKGGGAWSERQGYLEMRTEPGQDLWHGPDGRSGDMSAPRLLMEIVGDFAIETRMRISPQLKEHGGLLVWKNPNRFLRLEKTSGPHAFRGDVRFERHVGRSFNLRGRSSGLRNVRELFLRLERRGNQFSSFASDDGIQWRSCGQTNVGMGNSVHVGVHALCPGNIPPTLTRFDFFRVFKRKSEVAEYRPITAVQHDQMTDEERERRDADRRERAMRDMF; from the coding sequence ATGCCAATCGTCATACCGCGTCTTATTGTTGAGGTGTTCCAACATACAAACTTCCGCGGCAGAATGGGATATGTTGTAGAACCTGTTCAGCATACGCGCACTATTGGATTTCAAGACAATATATCTTCTGTTCGTATCTATAAGGGGCCAAACTTCTCGTCAAATCCGAACTATAAAGCCATCTTTTACCAGCACGTTAACTACCGCGGTAAAAAGTTGGCACTCGGTCCCGGATTTTACCCGAACTTGCACGATACCTCCTACAATTTTGCGGACAGAATCTCCTCCATTAACTTCGGCTCCACATTGGAAGTCGTTGGACCCGAGTGGGGAACGATTCCGCTGATTGTGGATTGCTATGAACACGTCGAATTCCGAGGCAGAAAAATCACAATCCTACGTGATATTGCCAACCTACGCGATGCTCAAGGCGGAACTTGGTTTGAAGACCGGATATCCTCAATTCGTATCTTTAAAGGTCCCGATTTCCCACGAGATGGCGCGGAAGTCGTTTTCTATGAACACCCCGACTTTGAAGGGGCACCCTTACCGATCCGTATGGAACCCTCGGAATATAAAAAGGAACTGCCGAACCTCCATTTACTCCCGCAAAACTTCGGGGATTCTATCTCCGCCATTAAGATTGAAGGATGGGCATCCTCTGGCGAGTTCACGGAGATGGTTTTTGAAGATGAATTCATTGGAAACAATATGCGTCCAGAATGGCGATGGGAAGATCCGAAAGGTGGCGGCGCATGGTCAGAACGCCAAGGCTATCTCGAAATGCGGACTGAACCCGGACAAGACCTGTGGCACGGTCCAGACGGTAGAAGTGGTGATATGAGTGCACCACGGCTCCTCATGGAAATAGTAGGTGATTTCGCCATCGAAACTCGCATGCGAATCTCGCCACAATTGAAAGAGCACGGAGGTTTACTGGTATGGAAAAATCCAAACAGGTTCCTCCGTTTAGAGAAAACCTCAGGACCGCATGCCTTTAGAGGTGATGTCCGATTTGAACGCCATGTTGGACGCTCCTTCAATTTGCGTGGACGCAGTAGTGGACTCAGAAATGTGCGAGAACTCTTCTTACGTCTGGAACGCAGAGGGAACCAATTCTCGTCTTTCGCCAGTGATGACGGCATCCAATGGAGAAGCTGCGGACAAACGAATGTCGGCATGGGAAATTCAGTACATGTTGGCGTACACGCGCTGTGTCCCGGAAACATCCCACCAACCTTAACCCGCTTCGACTTCTTCCGGGTGTTCAAGCGGAAGAGTGAGGTCGCTGAATATCGCCCCATTACGGCTGTACAACACGATCAAATGACCGATGAGGAACGGGAACGTCGAGATGCTGATCGCCGAGAACGTGCAATGCGGGACATGTTCTAA
- a CDS encoding tetratricopeptide repeat protein, whose amino-acid sequence MNNKLTDRDDLFSKHSRRGNQRLFARKYDEAIEEYSRAIELKPDYAPIYSIRGYAYRIKGDFESAIKDYNKLIQLRPDNADAYCGRGIAYSKKSEFARALQDFRKAIEIKPNFADAYNGRGLTYHQMNQVDQALQDFDKAIELRPDFAKAYNNRSSVYKDKGDIDKALEDTSKAIEFQPNLAYAYNNRGNAYVMKGITSLAIKDFNKAIRLNPELAEAYCNRGVAYENSGELECAIQDYTKAIELQPDYAVAYNNRGVVQKKKDEIDLAIKDFDAAIQIKSDFAHAYSGRGYAYYAKGEFDRAIVDYNKAIELKPNFAEAYNNRGLVYLVEGELELAIDDMDKAIESNPDYAEAYYNRGVVWSRLQQWENARLDLKVANIIGKNSINAFHHINRNIVNLEGSPDVNPPEDIAALLTPSQA is encoded by the coding sequence ATGAACAACAAATTAACTGATAGGGACGACCTTTTTTCCAAACATTCGCGACGCGGGAACCAGAGGCTGTTCGCGAGAAAATACGACGAAGCCATTGAAGAATACAGTAGAGCAATAGAACTGAAACCCGATTACGCCCCTATCTATAGTATACGCGGCTACGCTTATCGCATCAAAGGTGATTTTGAATCTGCCATCAAAGACTATAATAAACTAATACAACTCAGGCCCGATAATGCTGATGCCTATTGTGGTCGTGGGATCGCCTACAGCAAAAAAAGTGAGTTTGCGCGTGCCCTACAGGACTTCAGAAAGGCGATAGAAATTAAACCAAATTTCGCCGATGCCTATAACGGTCGTGGCTTGACATACCATCAGATGAATCAAGTAGACCAAGCCCTTCAAGACTTCGACAAAGCAATAGAGCTCAGACCCGATTTTGCCAAGGCGTATAACAATCGCAGCTCGGTTTACAAAGATAAAGGTGATATTGATAAAGCACTTGAGGACACGAGTAAGGCAATAGAATTCCAGCCTAATTTGGCGTATGCCTATAATAATCGTGGAAACGCTTACGTTATGAAAGGGATAACAAGTCTCGCTATCAAGGACTTTAACAAAGCGATACGCCTAAATCCTGAACTTGCCGAAGCATATTGCAATCGCGGCGTTGCTTATGAAAATAGTGGTGAACTTGAATGTGCCATCCAAGACTATACAAAAGCGATAGAACTTCAACCTGATTATGCAGTAGCGTATAACAATCGCGGAGTGGTTCAGAAGAAAAAAGATGAGATTGATCTTGCCATTAAAGACTTTGACGCGGCGATACAAATCAAATCAGACTTCGCTCACGCGTACAGTGGTCGTGGTTACGCTTATTATGCCAAAGGCGAATTTGACCGAGCCATTGTAGACTACAACAAAGCAATAGAACTCAAGCCAAACTTTGCCGAAGCATATAATAATCGTGGTCTTGTTTACTTAGTTGAAGGTGAACTGGAACTTGCCATCGACGACATGGACAAAGCGATTGAATCTAATCCCGATTATGCCGAAGCATATTACAATCGCGGCGTGGTATGGTCAAGGCTGCAGCAGTGGGAAAATGCAAGATTGGACCTGAAAGTTGCGAATATCATAGGAAAAAACAGTATCAACGCATTCCACCATATCAACAGAAACATCGTAAATCTTGAAGGGAGCCCCGATGTCAACCCGCCAGAAGACATCGCTGCACTGCTAACACCCTCGCAGGCATAG
- a CDS encoding oligogalacturonate lyase family protein codes for MAKGTVYGPESRTFYDRCTGTQIRQVTTASALHHHPFFIIPAYDNAMQRLIFISYRTGTAQIFAEERATNELRQLTDRPDIEEWSVHPSRDGKAVFFTAGTSGWRLDLETLEERELVNFDETCKSKLAVKRAATAMKEKGMVAAAMGTTSVSHDDRWWAVRFNYPSQATNGDIGKEAALAIVDTDTGKHDIILQRDSIGHLQFCPDDSNLLYYAGPLTDRVWVIHRDGSGNRRLYAQNIEKNEWITHETWIPGTRELAFVDWPRGMRCVNADTGVIRQVTTFNAWHAICNPAGTRMVADTNFPDIGIQTFDPRDGIGEPQTLCYPNASSIGAHWNGPFPYAGGPVHVYAPQHTHPHPSFSPDGQHIVFTSDRSGYAQIYEATFSET; via the coding sequence ATGGCGAAAGGCACGGTTTACGGTCCTGAATCTCGGACTTTTTACGATCGATGCACTGGCACGCAAATCCGGCAGGTGACGACCGCGTCTGCCCTGCACCACCATCCCTTTTTCATCATACCCGCGTATGACAACGCCATGCAGCGGTTGATTTTTATCTCGTACCGAACCGGCACCGCACAGATATTCGCGGAAGAACGCGCCACAAATGAACTGCGTCAATTAACAGACAGACCAGATATTGAAGAGTGGTCTGTGCATCCCTCGCGAGACGGAAAAGCGGTTTTCTTCACTGCTGGCACAAGCGGTTGGCGACTCGATCTGGAGACACTGGAGGAACGAGAACTCGTTAATTTTGACGAAACTTGCAAGTCAAAACTTGCTGTTAAACGGGCTGCCACAGCGATGAAAGAAAAGGGGATGGTCGCTGCCGCTATGGGGACAACATCCGTCAGCCATGATGACCGGTGGTGGGCAGTCAGATTTAACTACCCCTCCCAAGCAACGAACGGAGACATCGGTAAAGAAGCAGCACTCGCTATTGTAGATACAGACACCGGCAAACACGATATTATCTTACAAAGAGACAGCATCGGACACCTTCAATTTTGTCCTGATGATTCTAACCTGCTCTACTATGCGGGTCCGCTCACCGATCGGGTATGGGTAATTCATCGCGATGGAAGCGGGAACCGTCGCCTTTACGCTCAGAATATTGAAAAGAATGAATGGATCACACATGAAACATGGATTCCTGGGACGCGCGAACTCGCTTTCGTTGACTGGCCCCGAGGTATGAGATGCGTCAACGCCGATACAGGTGTAATTCGACAGGTGACAACGTTCAACGCATGGCACGCCATTTGCAATCCTGCTGGAACGCGCATGGTAGCAGATACCAACTTCCCAGACATTGGCATCCAAACTTTCGATCCGCGTGACGGCATTGGTGAACCACAAACCCTCTGTTATCCTAATGCTTCATCTATCGGTGCGCATTGGAACGGCCCCTTCCCGTATGCTGGGGGTCCGGTTCACGTCTACGCGCCTCAGCATACACATCCGCATCCATCGTTCAGTCCAGACGGACAACATATCGTATTTACATCGGATCGAAGTGGATATGCTCAAATCTACGAAGCAACGTTCAGTGAAACATAA
- a CDS encoding sugar phosphate isomerase/epimerase: MARPVTLFTGQWADLTLEELAEKASGWGYDGLELACWGDHFEVDKALADDNYCQGRHDLLAKYGLKVWSISNHLVGQAVCDNIDSRHQGILSEAIWGDGDPAGVQERAAEEMKNTARAAAKLGVNVVNGFTGSSIWHLLYSFPPNDPGQIDAGFEDFANRWNPIFDVFDEVGVKFGLEVHPTEIAFDIVTAERAIEAVDGREAFGFNYDPSHLGYQGVDYVAFLERLSDRIYHVHMKDVWWADTPRLSGVFGGHLNFGDARRNWDFRSIGRGNINFEEIIRALNNMEYDGPLSIEWEDSGMDREHGARESCAAVKGYDFEPSAVAFDAAFEE, translated from the coding sequence ATGGCAAGACCTGTAACACTCTTTACAGGCCAATGGGCAGATTTAACGTTAGAAGAGTTAGCAGAAAAAGCGAGCGGATGGGGCTATGACGGCTTAGAACTCGCCTGCTGGGGTGACCACTTTGAAGTGGATAAAGCACTTGCAGACGACAACTACTGCCAAGGCAGACACGACCTCCTCGCGAAATACGGACTAAAGGTCTGGTCAATCAGCAACCACCTCGTCGGACAAGCCGTCTGCGATAACATCGACAGTCGGCATCAAGGCATTTTGTCAGAGGCTATTTGGGGCGATGGCGATCCCGCAGGCGTTCAAGAACGTGCCGCTGAGGAAATGAAAAACACTGCTCGCGCTGCCGCAAAACTCGGCGTGAATGTTGTTAACGGTTTCACGGGCAGCTCTATATGGCATCTTCTCTACTCTTTCCCCCCGAACGATCCAGGGCAAATTGATGCCGGTTTTGAAGACTTTGCGAACCGTTGGAACCCGATTTTCGATGTCTTTGATGAGGTGGGTGTCAAGTTCGGACTTGAAGTCCATCCGACCGAAATCGCTTTTGACATTGTCACTGCAGAACGCGCAATTGAGGCGGTCGACGGCAGAGAGGCATTCGGATTTAACTACGATCCAAGTCACCTCGGTTACCAAGGGGTTGACTACGTCGCCTTCCTTGAACGGTTGAGCGACCGAATTTATCACGTCCACATGAAGGATGTCTGGTGGGCAGACACGCCGAGGTTATCTGGTGTGTTCGGCGGACATCTGAACTTCGGCGATGCCCGAAGAAATTGGGATTTCCGATCCATCGGTCGTGGTAATATCAACTTTGAAGAGATCATCCGGGCACTGAACAATATGGAATATGACGGTCCGCTTTCTATCGAATGGGAGGACAGCGGTATGGACAGAGAACACGGTGCCCGTGAATCCTGTGCCGCCGTCAAGGGCTACGATTTTGAACCTTCTGCTGTAGCATTCGATGCTGCCTTTGAAGAATAA
- a CDS encoding tetratricopeptide repeat protein: MQEYDVVLSFAGEDRKHAKELADLLKMNGYSCFYDENELANLWGKNLYDYLSSVYKDQAHYCVMFLSKYYEQKLWTTHERQLAQARAFQENREYILPVRLDDTEIPGIPPTVGYLDLRLISIEEVYEALIKKLSSTASQKTSSDDNNVPNPESGKEKSFNYEHDQNVNTGDSKTPIGQEGVSKKRYHENANDKPLKGFITYSHENIEAKNELRKCLGVMEQNNELVTWDDGQLTPGDGALQEDILEKVADSDLLLYLVSAASLASKNCNKELAEALNQEIRIIPIILEHCDWLNHQLRGFEVLPEKGKPIYDISEWNPESKGWMSVVEGIRKVVNEMRSQAKPSPSVTPEEIETLAFLAFHRGNFMMMLDQIDEALKVYSRVIELSLNNAEVYNNRGCAFQMKGEYNRAIADYSKAIEISPDCPVFYNNRGAAYSAKGEYDRAIAEHNKAIEINPNHAKAYNNLATAYSAKGEYDRAIAACNTAIRISPDYTDPYVNRGVAYGYKGEYDHAIADCSKAIKIDPNHAPAYANRGNTYTKTEMYDHAIADCSRAIEIGLNDPFPYSNRGFAYSEKGMYDHAIADCSKAIKIDPHYSSAYNTRGVAYSRKEMYERAIADFDKCIRLNPSNMIARKNRKDAFLLRRHAE; the protein is encoded by the coding sequence ATGCAAGAATACGATGTAGTATTATCATTTGCAGGAGAAGATAGAAAGCATGCCAAAGAGTTAGCAGATCTTCTTAAAATGAACGGCTATTCGTGCTTTTATGATGAGAATGAGCTAGCAAATCTGTGGGGCAAAAACCTGTATGACTACTTGTCATCAGTTTACAAAGACCAAGCTCACTATTGTGTGATGTTCTTGTCTAAATACTACGAACAAAAGTTGTGGACAACCCATGAACGCCAACTTGCTCAGGCAAGGGCATTTCAAGAAAACCGTGAGTATATCCTTCCCGTCCGTCTTGACGATACAGAAATTCCGGGCATTCCTCCCACAGTCGGGTATCTTGATCTACGTTTGATATCTATTGAAGAAGTCTATGAAGCTTTAATAAAAAAGTTATCAAGTACCGCATCGCAAAAAACATCGTCCGATGACAACAATGTTCCTAATCCTGAGAGTGGTAAAGAAAAATCGTTTAACTATGAACACGATCAAAATGTAAACACTGGGGACTCTAAAACACCTATAGGTCAAGAAGGTGTTAGCAAGAAGAGATATCATGAAAATGCAAACGACAAACCACTAAAAGGATTCATTACCTATTCACACGAAAATATAGAGGCGAAGAACGAATTACGAAAATGTCTCGGCGTAATGGAGCAGAATAACGAACTAGTAACATGGGATGATGGTCAACTCACGCCTGGAGATGGAGCACTTCAGGAAGATATTCTCGAAAAGGTTGCTGATTCGGATCTACTTCTCTACCTTGTCTCTGCTGCAAGTCTTGCCTCTAAAAACTGCAACAAGGAATTAGCAGAAGCATTAAACCAAGAAATAAGGATTATTCCAATTATCCTTGAGCATTGTGATTGGCTCAATCATCAACTCAGGGGTTTTGAAGTTCTTCCTGAAAAAGGCAAACCAATTTACGATATTAGCGAATGGAACCCTGAGAGCAAAGGATGGATGAGTGTGGTAGAGGGCATCCGAAAAGTTGTAAACGAAATGCGATCTCAAGCAAAGCCCTCACCGAGTGTAACACCCGAGGAAATAGAAACACTTGCTTTCTTAGCATTCCATCGGGGTAACTTCATGATGATGTTGGATCAAATAGACGAAGCGTTAAAAGTCTACTCGCGTGTAATCGAACTCAGCCTGAATAATGCTGAAGTCTATAACAATCGCGGATGTGCCTTTCAAATGAAAGGTGAGTATAACCGTGCTATAGCAGATTATAGCAAAGCAATTGAAATATCGCCTGATTGTCCTGTATTTTACAATAACCGTGGTGCTGCTTACAGTGCAAAAGGCGAGTATGACCGTGCTATAGCGGAGCATAATAAAGCCATTGAAATAAATCCGAATCATGCTAAAGCCTATAACAATCTTGCTACTGCTTATAGTGCAAAAGGCGAGTATGACCGTGCTATAGCAGCATGCAATACAGCAATCAGAATTTCTCCTGATTATACCGATCCTTATGTTAATCGTGGCGTTGCTTATGGTTACAAAGGTGAGTATGACCATGCTATAGCAGATTGTAGTAAGGCGATTAAAATAGACCCTAATCATGCTCCAGCCTACGCTAATAGAGGTAATACTTACACTAAAACAGAGATGTATGACCATGCTATAGCAGATTGTAGTAGGGCGATTGAAATAGGCCTTAATGATCCTTTTCCGTATAGCAATCGCGGATTTGCTTACAGTGAAAAAGGGATGTATGACCATGCTATAGCAGATTGTAGTAAGGCGATTAAAATAGACCCTCATTATAGCAGTGCCTATAATACACGAGGTGTAGCTTATAGTAGAAAAGAGATGTATGAGCGTGCTATAGCAGATTTTGATAAATGTATTCGTCTAAATCCTTCCAATATGATTGCACGTAAAAACCGTAAAGATGCTTTTCTGTTGAGACGCCATGCAGAATAG
- a CDS encoding Gfo/Idh/MocA family oxidoreductase, whose product MPLNRKIRYGMVGGGPDAFIGAVHRKAAALDGEIDLVAGAFSSSPEKSKQQGAELFLDADRVYGSYHEMAEKESQLPEGERIDFVSIVTPNHVHFDVAKTFIEAGFHVVCDKPMTTTVADAESLCSLVKQHDAIFALTHNYTGYPMVKQARELVKEGKLGVLRKIVVEYPQGWLATFLENEGAKQAVWRTDPKQAGASSCIGDIGSHAENLAHYITGLDIEEICADMTTFVEGRLLEDDGNLLVHYENGVRGVLYASQISVGEENNLRIRVYGTEASLEWHQENPNYLYVRFPDGPEQVYKRGNDYLSEIVQHNSRIPFGHPEAFIEAFANIYVNAARTMAAKIAGEGPAEFDTDFPTVQDGARGVHFINAAVESGKQRAWIDASYTPPA is encoded by the coding sequence ATGCCACTAAACAGAAAAATCCGTTACGGCATGGTAGGCGGCGGACCGGATGCGTTCATCGGTGCCGTCCATCGGAAAGCCGCGGCACTCGACGGGGAAATCGACCTCGTCGCTGGCGCGTTCTCATCATCACCCGAAAAATCTAAGCAACAAGGTGCTGAACTCTTCCTTGACGCAGACCGAGTCTACGGCTCTTACCACGAAATGGCAGAAAAAGAGAGCCAACTGCCCGAAGGCGAACGCATTGATTTCGTCTCAATCGTAACACCAAACCACGTCCATTTCGATGTCGCCAAAACCTTCATTGAAGCCGGGTTCCATGTCGTCTGTGACAAGCCGATGACCACAACGGTTGCTGATGCTGAATCCCTCTGCAGCCTCGTCAAACAGCACGATGCCATCTTTGCACTGACACACAACTACACAGGTTATCCGATGGTAAAGCAGGCGCGTGAACTCGTGAAAGAGGGGAAACTCGGAGTGCTTCGCAAGATCGTCGTAGAATACCCCCAGGGCTGGCTCGCCACATTCTTAGAAAACGAAGGCGCGAAACAAGCTGTCTGGCGCACAGACCCCAAACAAGCGGGTGCATCTTCATGTATCGGAGACATCGGTTCCCACGCCGAGAATTTGGCACACTACATCACGGGATTGGACATCGAAGAAATCTGTGCAGACATGACCACTTTTGTAGAGGGACGCTTGTTAGAAGATGACGGCAATCTACTGGTGCACTATGAAAACGGTGTCCGCGGCGTTCTGTATGCATCACAAATCTCGGTCGGTGAAGAAAACAATCTACGCATTCGCGTCTACGGCACTGAGGCTTCACTGGAATGGCATCAGGAGAACCCGAACTATCTCTACGTCCGTTTCCCGGACGGTCCCGAACAGGTTTACAAACGCGGTAACGACTATCTATCGGAGATCGTCCAGCACAACTCACGGATACCCTTTGGACACCCAGAGGCATTTATTGAAGCATTCGCAAATATCTATGTGAACGCCGCACGCACGATGGCAGCGAAAATCGCAGGCGAGGGCCCTGCTGAATTTGATACCGATTTCCCGACCGTTCAAGACGGTGCCCGCGGCGTACATTTTATTAACGCTGCCGTAGAAAGCGGCAAACAGCGTGCATGGATTGATGCAAGCTACACGCCACCGGCATAA
- a CDS encoding FRG domain-containing protein — protein MNTPVEISSLADYINQIDTITNPEKSYLYRGQENETWRITSSAYRRLVSSSEDLGREDDLLPYPLRDLYQNYLLEIIDEIKLRYPSTYRDLSALECMAHLQHNRVATG, from the coding sequence ATGAACACACCAGTAGAAATATCCAGTTTAGCAGACTACATCAACCAAATAGACACGATAACCAATCCCGAAAAAAGCTACCTCTATCGTGGTCAGGAAAACGAGACATGGCGTATAACCAGTAGTGCCTATCGTCGCTTGGTAAGCAGTTCCGAGGATTTGGGACGGGAAGACGATCTTCTGCCTTATCCGTTGCGCGATTTGTACCAGAATTATCTCCTTGAAATTATTGATGAGATTAAACTGAGGTATCCATCTACATATAGAGACCTGTCCGCTTTAGAGTGCATGGCGCATTTACAGCATAATCGTGTTGCTACAGGCTGA